Proteins from one Hyalangium ruber genomic window:
- a CDS encoding addiction module protein, protein MATKEDLLSDVLRLPPEERAEVAHKLLLSLEVEDEDPEAQVEWSAELERRAREVLNGSVKTVSWEQVEERISARLG, encoded by the coding sequence ATGGCGACCAAGGAAGACCTCCTCTCGGATGTGCTGCGGCTTCCCCCAGAGGAGCGCGCCGAGGTTGCCCACAAGCTTCTGCTCAGCTTGGAGGTTGAGGACGAGGACCCGGAGGCCCAGGTCGAGTGGTCTGCGGAACTGGAGCGCCGGGCTCGTGAAGTGCTCAACGGGAGCGTGAAGACGGTTTCCTGGGAGCAGGTCGAGGAGCGCATCAGTGCCCGGCTCGGCTAG